A genomic region of Fodinisporobacter ferrooxydans contains the following coding sequences:
- a CDS encoding LacI family DNA-binding transcriptional regulator, whose translation MKPTIYDVAKEAGVSISTVSRVINNTGRIGEKTRKKVLEVVEQLNYHPSVVASALTGKRTCTIGLIIPDVANPFFAELSRSIEDHGRELGFNLLMCNTDNNPDTEEMYLSLLKQKSVDGIIIGTTTKNYNLLRELQKEHFPIALIAQDIPELMLDVVTVDDFLGGYMATSHLVSLGHEKIGCILGTLARTSEKYRYQAYRQVLEENGLDFDEDFVMHTDYSMEDSKRAALELLRSPKRPTAVFANYDSLAIGVYQAAKELGLKIPEDISVIGFDNTILASIVDPPLTTIAQPIHEMGQQVMDLLVQEIEGRKNTKRRLVLPPELIIRNSTKQIR comes from the coding sequence ATGAAGCCAACCATTTACGATGTTGCCAAAGAAGCCGGAGTGTCCATTTCCACTGTTTCCAGGGTGATTAATAATACCGGTCGAATTGGCGAGAAGACGAGGAAGAAAGTATTGGAAGTTGTTGAACAACTCAACTATCACCCTAGTGTCGTAGCCTCCGCTTTAACGGGAAAGCGTACTTGCACGATCGGACTCATTATCCCTGATGTTGCCAATCCCTTTTTTGCAGAATTATCCAGAAGTATAGAGGATCATGGAAGAGAATTGGGGTTTAATCTTTTAATGTGTAATACGGATAATAACCCGGATACGGAAGAAATGTACCTTTCTCTGCTGAAACAGAAAAGTGTAGACGGAATCATCATTGGAACAACAACAAAGAATTATAACCTGTTGAGGGAATTGCAGAAGGAACATTTCCCGATCGCGTTGATTGCACAAGATATCCCGGAATTAATGCTGGATGTAGTTACGGTCGATGATTTTTTGGGGGGATATATGGCTACGTCCCATTTAGTTTCTTTGGGACATGAAAAAATCGGATGCATATTGGGAACTTTGGCTCGAACAAGTGAAAAATACCGTTATCAAGCATATCGACAGGTGCTGGAAGAAAACGGGTTGGATTTTGATGAGGATTTCGTCATGCACACAGATTATTCAATGGAAGATAGCAAACGGGCGGCCCTTGAACTCCTTCGATCCCCCAAGCGGCCAACGGCTGTTTTTGCGAATTATGATTCCCTTGCCATTGGAGTATACCAGGCAGCCAAAGAATTAGGGCTAAAGATCCCGGAGGATATATCGGTGATCGGATTTGATAATACGATATTGGCATCCATTGTGGATCCTCCATTAACTACAATCGCTCAACCGATTCATGAAATGGGTCAACAAGTCATGGATTTGTTGGTACAAGAAATTGAGGGTAGAAAAAATACGAAAAGACGGCTTGTTTTACCGCCGGAATTAATCATTCGCAATTCAACGAAACAAATCAGATAG
- a CDS encoding ABC transporter permease produces MLSRVINERNIMNTKLSRKTFDWRNYIVYIAFVIILIFFGVTLGNQGFLLPSNLLNIVRETTMISIMAVAMTFVIASGEIDLSIGSTTAFAALISALAIQAGFGFLGGVVAGLLSGLLVGAVNGYLTTKIAIPSFLVTLGMMQLVRGVDMWITHTNPVPILNMTFNNVFGSGNVGPIPSLLIWSLVVLIIGHFTLKKTPFGRQILATGGNRLSAEYSGVNTQRIKFTALLLTSVAAAIAGMLYSGMMQSARYSFGDGDELSAIAAVILGGTSLFGGNGSIIGTVIGSLMIGTINNGLIIMGLDVSQQMVVSGAIIILAVAFGKKSR; encoded by the coding sequence ATGCTATCCAGGGTTATTAATGAAAGGAACATTATGAATACGAAACTGAGTAGAAAAACTTTTGACTGGCGTAACTACATTGTATATATTGCCTTTGTTATTATTCTGATTTTCTTCGGTGTTACTTTAGGAAATCAAGGGTTTCTATTACCGTCGAATTTGTTGAACATTGTTCGGGAAACTACGATGATATCCATCATGGCAGTTGCGATGACATTTGTTATTGCATCTGGTGAAATTGATTTATCCATTGGCTCTACGACGGCTTTTGCTGCTTTAATATCTGCATTGGCAATTCAAGCAGGCTTCGGTTTTTTGGGAGGTGTTGTAGCCGGATTGCTTTCAGGTTTGCTTGTTGGAGCAGTAAATGGCTATTTAACAACGAAAATTGCGATTCCTTCGTTTCTAGTAACTTTAGGGATGATGCAGCTTGTACGCGGTGTTGATATGTGGATTACACATACCAACCCTGTTCCCATCCTAAATATGACATTTAATAATGTGTTTGGTTCCGGTAATGTGGGACCGATACCTTCACTTCTTATTTGGTCATTAGTCGTTTTGATTATTGGACATTTTACCCTGAAGAAGACACCTTTTGGCCGTCAAATTCTAGCAACCGGGGGGAATCGTCTATCGGCAGAATACTCGGGTGTTAATACACAGCGTATCAAGTTTACAGCGCTTTTGCTTACTAGTGTTGCGGCTGCTATTGCCGGCATGTTGTATAGCGGAATGATGCAAAGTGCTCGCTATAGCTTTGGAGACGGCGATGAATTGAGCGCGATTGCTGCTGTGATCTTAGGAGGAACGAGTTTATTCGGAGGCAATGGTTCTATTATTGGTACTGTCATAGGTTCATTAATGATTGGTACCATTAATAACGGTTTGATCATCATGGGCTTGGATGTCAGTCAGCAGATGGTAGTCAGCGGCGCAATTATCATCCTGGCTGTTGCATTCGGCAAGAAGTCTAGGTAA
- a CDS encoding sugar ABC transporter ATP-binding protein, whose amino-acid sequence MSQRYVLHMKEIEKSFNGVSVLKKAYFSLGKGEVHALVGGNGAGKSTLMKILTGVYMKDTGTIQIDNNTIEIHSPQDAEKSGIAMIFQEFSLIPTLTVAQNIFLTREPRSAKAFINDKECILAAEEILNKLNVDIDPNATVDSLGVGYWQMVEIAKALSKNAKILIMDEPTASLSESETTSLFKLVKQLKDSGISIVYISHRMAEIFEICDKLTVLKDGQTILTDDCNNLTMEKVVESMMGAEAGQSFKWIERTYNRPAEPVLEVKNLVYGNRVKDVTFQLYPGEIVGLAGLMGSGRTEIAQCIFGMQRPDSGEIVIENQKVKRTKDAIRNGIALVPEDRRKQGLVLDHTVRENMMLPMIKRLTKGLFVNDGKGNSLTEEYIEKLNIKTDGVSKVVKLLSGGNQQKIVLAKWLAQHPKVLILDEPTIGVDIGAKSEIVEIIRSMANDGMAILVISSELEELLAVSDRILVLYNGTITREIQRKEIESEEALHHAIQGY is encoded by the coding sequence ATGAGTCAACGCTATGTATTACACATGAAAGAGATTGAAAAATCATTTAATGGAGTCTCTGTCTTAAAAAAGGCTTATTTTTCATTAGGCAAAGGAGAAGTTCATGCACTTGTCGGCGGTAACGGTGCGGGTAAATCTACCCTAATGAAAATATTAACGGGTGTGTATATGAAAGATACAGGGACAATACAAATCGATAACAACACGATTGAGATTCACTCGCCACAGGATGCTGAAAAAAGCGGTATTGCAATGATTTTTCAGGAGTTTAGTTTAATACCAACATTAACTGTTGCGCAAAATATTTTTTTAACGCGAGAACCTCGTTCGGCAAAAGCATTTATCAATGATAAAGAATGCATTCTGGCGGCAGAGGAGATATTAAATAAGTTAAATGTAGATATTGATCCAAATGCAACGGTGGACTCGTTAGGTGTAGGATATTGGCAGATGGTCGAAATCGCTAAGGCGTTATCCAAAAATGCAAAAATTTTGATCATGGATGAACCAACCGCCTCATTGTCAGAATCCGAAACGACTTCATTATTCAAGCTGGTAAAACAGCTGAAAGATAGCGGAATATCGATCGTATATATATCACACCGAATGGCAGAAATTTTTGAAATATGTGATAAATTAACAGTGCTAAAAGATGGGCAAACCATCCTGACTGACGATTGCAATAACCTTACAATGGAAAAAGTAGTAGAAAGTATGATGGGGGCTGAAGCTGGACAATCCTTCAAATGGATTGAACGAACGTATAATCGCCCGGCTGAGCCTGTTCTTGAAGTAAAAAACCTAGTATATGGCAACAGGGTTAAAGATGTAACGTTTCAACTCTATCCGGGGGAAATTGTTGGTTTAGCCGGGTTAATGGGAAGTGGCAGGACTGAAATTGCACAATGTATATTTGGCATGCAACGACCGGATTCAGGCGAAATCGTAATAGAGAATCAAAAAGTAAAACGAACGAAAGATGCAATACGAAACGGAATTGCCCTTGTGCCAGAAGATAGAAGGAAACAAGGGTTGGTTTTGGACCATACGGTACGAGAAAATATGATGTTACCAATGATCAAACGGCTTACAAAAGGTTTATTTGTGAATGATGGCAAAGGTAATTCACTTACGGAAGAGTATATTGAAAAATTAAATATTAAAACAGATGGCGTATCAAAAGTGGTGAAACTCCTTTCCGGTGGAAACCAACAAAAAATAGTGCTGGCAAAATGGCTTGCTCAACATCCAAAAGTATTAATTTTAGATGAACCCACGATCGGTGTAGATATTGGCGCAAAGTCTGAGATTGTTGAAATTATTCGTTCAATGGCAAATGACGGGATGGCTATTTTAGTTATATCGTCAGAACTAGAAGAACTGCTTGCCGTTAGCGATCGAATATTAGTTCTATATAACGGAACAATTACCAGAGAAATTCAAAGAAAGGAAATAGAATCCGAGGAGGCTCTCCATCATGCTATCCAGGGTTATTAA
- a CDS encoding Gfo/Idh/MocA family protein, which yields MKHLNVGLIGGGFMAKAHSLAYATMPMFFWPAPAIPVRKAVADVNLELAIDAKNRLGYEKAYGDWRELVNDPEIDVIDIVTPNHVHAEMAIAAAKAGKHILCEKPLARTAKEAKMMLDAVQAAGVVHMVAFNYRRTPAVELAKKFIQEGRIGKILSFRGTYLQDWSADPASPLSWRFKKDVAGSGALGDIAAHVIDMARYLVGEFESVNALVKTWIPERPIQQSGVDKLGTVKSSDDTPKGVVDVDDEVNFMIHFESGAIGSIESTRNAHGRNNYITFEIHGEKGSIFFNYERRDELQVCFADDPVDAKGFRTIYTGPAHPYGEGLWPIPALGIGYSETKIVECYDFMKAIVDGNGVSPDFNDGYQIARICDAVLESGTRQEWVKISWIE from the coding sequence ATGAAACACTTAAATGTAGGTTTAATTGGCGGGGGATTTATGGCTAAGGCGCATTCGCTGGCGTATGCTACGATGCCGATGTTTTTCTGGCCTGCGCCAGCAATACCGGTGCGTAAGGCGGTAGCAGATGTTAATTTGGAACTAGCCATAGACGCCAAAAATCGACTAGGTTATGAAAAAGCTTATGGAGATTGGCGTGAACTCGTCAACGACCCAGAGATCGATGTGATCGATATTGTTACACCGAATCATGTTCACGCGGAAATGGCGATAGCGGCAGCAAAAGCCGGCAAACATATTTTGTGTGAAAAACCATTAGCTCGTACTGCAAAAGAAGCAAAAATGATGTTGGATGCAGTCCAAGCAGCCGGGGTCGTTCATATGGTTGCATTTAACTACCGCCGTACGCCGGCAGTAGAACTAGCCAAGAAATTTATTCAAGAAGGCAGAATTGGTAAAATCTTAAGTTTCCGGGGAACATATTTACAAGATTGGTCAGCTGATCCGGCATCTCCCCTTTCCTGGCGCTTTAAAAAAGACGTTGCGGGATCTGGTGCTCTTGGCGATATAGCAGCACATGTGATCGATATGGCGCGGTATTTGGTTGGGGAGTTTGAAAGTGTGAATGCACTCGTGAAAACATGGATTCCGGAACGCCCGATACAGCAAAGTGGAGTGGACAAGTTAGGTACCGTCAAGTCATCTGATGATACCCCAAAAGGTGTTGTAGATGTTGATGACGAGGTTAATTTCATGATTCATTTTGAAAGCGGTGCGATTGGCAGCATTGAATCTACACGAAATGCTCATGGTCGCAATAATTATATTACGTTTGAGATTCATGGTGAAAAAGGTTCCATTTTCTTCAACTATGAAAGAAGAGACGAATTGCAGGTTTGCTTTGCTGATGATCCGGTTGATGCAAAAGGTTTCAGAACCATCTATACTGGTCCTGCGCATCCATACGGTGAAGGACTATGGCCGATCCCCGCATTAGGAATCGGATATAGTGAAACCAAAATAGTCGAGTGTTACGATTTTATGAAGGCCATTGTGGATGGAAATGGCGTTTCACCAGATTTTAACGATGGGTATCAAATTGCAAGAATTTGCGATGCGGTCTTGGAATCAGGCACACGACAAGAATGGGTTAAAATCAGTTGGATCGAGTAA
- a CDS encoding substrate-binding domain-containing protein has product MKKNLRMKKVGVLAVTAVMSISLFGCGTQSSTNQASSSSAGSKTAHVAQPAWYKEPTANQLKQAQQDTIAGVILSSGPNGEKAFPAKDIKITNEELAKIKEGHYTAAIAMHYSGNDWSQQQIAGLKAEFAKLGINVIAVTDANFKSAQQISDLEAISAKKPNILVSIPVDAKTESSAYKKIAASGTKIVFMDQPASAMTAGKDYVSVVSADNFGNGMVAADELAKALGGKGNVAALYYASNFYVTNQRYEGFVARLKAKYPNIHLVATEGFQDPNQTQSVASALLTKNQNIQAMWVAWDVPAMGAVSAARIAGKSPSNFTIVCEDLGNEVALNMAQNGFVKGLGAQRPYDQGVAEAEEAALSLIGGQTRPYVAVPSLAVDRSNLAQSYQTVYHAAPPADVTNALK; this is encoded by the coding sequence ATGAAAAAGAACTTGCGTATGAAAAAAGTAGGCGTTTTAGCGGTAACGGCAGTGATGTCAATTTCTCTGTTCGGTTGTGGAACACAATCATCTACCAATCAGGCTTCCAGTAGTTCTGCTGGTTCAAAAACAGCTCATGTCGCACAACCTGCATGGTACAAAGAGCCGACTGCAAACCAGTTAAAGCAAGCGCAACAAGATACGATCGCGGGTGTGATTCTAAGCAGTGGTCCAAACGGAGAAAAAGCATTTCCTGCAAAGGATATTAAAATCACGAATGAAGAGTTGGCAAAAATTAAAGAAGGTCATTATACAGCTGCGATTGCCATGCACTATTCAGGAAATGATTGGTCACAACAACAAATTGCAGGATTGAAAGCTGAATTCGCAAAGTTGGGAATCAATGTAATCGCAGTAACAGATGCGAACTTCAAAAGTGCCCAACAGATTTCTGATCTAGAAGCGATTTCGGCAAAGAAACCTAATATTCTTGTGAGTATTCCAGTCGATGCGAAAACGGAATCAAGTGCGTATAAAAAGATTGCTGCTTCCGGAACGAAAATTGTTTTCATGGATCAACCGGCAAGTGCAATGACTGCCGGTAAAGATTATGTGTCAGTTGTATCTGCAGATAATTTTGGGAACGGTATGGTAGCAGCCGATGAATTAGCAAAAGCATTGGGTGGAAAGGGAAATGTCGCAGCTTTATATTATGCTTCGAATTTCTATGTGACAAACCAGCGTTATGAAGGTTTTGTAGCACGGCTCAAAGCGAAATATCCCAATATTCATCTCGTAGCGACCGAAGGATTCCAAGATCCGAATCAAACGCAAAGTGTCGCTTCAGCACTGCTTACAAAAAACCAAAATATTCAAGCGATGTGGGTAGCATGGGATGTACCTGCAATGGGAGCGGTTTCCGCTGCCAGGATTGCCGGCAAGAGTCCAAGCAACTTTACGATTGTTTGTGAAGATCTGGGAAATGAAGTTGCGCTAAATATGGCGCAAAACGGATTTGTTAAAGGGTTAGGAGCACAACGTCCATATGATCAAGGGGTTGCTGAGGCAGAAGAAGCAGCATTATCGCTGATTGGCGGCCAGACCCGTCCATATGTTGCAGTTCCTTCTCTTGCTGTAGATCGGTCGAATTTGGCTCAATCCTATCAGACGGTTTATCATGCCGCTCCACCTGCAGATGTTACAAATGCGCTTAAATAA
- a CDS encoding sugar phosphate isomerase/epimerase family protein, with the protein MKFGYQTNTWGGVVGHPAGVTSIKDLFYLTNGSNEAAISDISSAGYEGIEIFDGNLYQYRNETNKCKELLEEKNVSLIAVYSGANFIYEDILADELWRIEEAAKLGKEFGAEHLVVGGGAIRSTEVLAEDYKRLAKGLDKVTEIADNYGLKASYHPHLGTIGQSPEQIDRIFEYTSIDFCPDTAHLVAGGANMEAIVSKYIERIKYVHFKDYQDGTFLPLGKGQLPFERLAQILLENKYDGWVTVELDYYDGHPKDAAIISKNYLDSIFN; encoded by the coding sequence ATGAAATTTGGTTACCAAACAAATACTTGGGGCGGAGTCGTGGGACATCCAGCAGGTGTTACCTCAATAAAAGATCTTTTTTATCTCACGAACGGATCAAATGAAGCAGCTATCTCGGACATTAGCAGTGCTGGATATGAAGGGATTGAAATTTTCGATGGCAATCTCTATCAATATCGTAACGAAACAAACAAATGTAAGGAGCTGTTAGAAGAAAAAAACGTTTCACTCATTGCTGTATATAGCGGCGCGAACTTTATTTATGAGGATATTCTGGCAGATGAATTGTGGAGAATTGAGGAAGCGGCAAAGTTAGGTAAAGAGTTTGGGGCTGAGCATTTGGTTGTTGGAGGTGGGGCGATTCGTTCAACGGAAGTCTTAGCTGAAGATTACAAACGGTTGGCAAAAGGTCTCGATAAGGTTACAGAGATCGCCGACAACTACGGATTGAAGGCAAGTTACCACCCTCACTTAGGAACAATAGGGCAATCCCCAGAGCAGATTGACCGGATTTTTGAATACACATCCATCGATTTTTGCCCAGATACCGCACATCTCGTTGCTGGCGGAGCAAACATGGAAGCGATTGTTTCAAAATATATCGAAAGAATCAAATACGTTCATTTTAAAGATTATCAAGATGGTACATTCCTTCCATTGGGGAAAGGACAACTTCCTTTTGAAAGACTGGCTCAAATATTGTTGGAAAACAAATATGACGGGTGGGTAACGGTTGAGCTGGATTATTATGATGGACATCCCAAAGATGCTGCAATCATCAGCAAAAACTATTTGGATTCCATATTTAATTAA
- a CDS encoding sugar phosphate isomerase/epimerase family protein, with protein sequence MKLGVLTVLFQNKPLDATLEMIKDLGLDAVELGTGNYPGNAHCNPDELLSDQEKIKEFKDKIDKKGLFISALSCHGNPLHPQKDIAQKFHETWRKTILLAEKLGVDCINVFSGCPGDSEQSQYPNWVTCAWPPDYQEILQWQWESKLIPYWKEEVEFARKHNVKKIAFEMHPGFMVYNPETLIKLREAVGEEIGANFDPSHLLWQGIDPIEAIKFLGKKQAIFHVHAKDIYLDKSNINVNGVLDTKPYGQIIDRSWTFRSVGYGMNEEVWKNIISTLRIVGYDYVLSVEHEDCLASSFEGFSKAVNLLKKSMFYEPMEEMWWV encoded by the coding sequence GTGAAACTTGGCGTTTTAACCGTATTGTTTCAAAATAAGCCTTTAGATGCTACGCTTGAAATGATCAAGGATTTAGGGTTGGACGCTGTGGAATTAGGCACAGGAAACTACCCGGGCAATGCTCATTGCAATCCAGATGAATTGTTGTCGGATCAAGAAAAAATCAAAGAATTTAAAGACAAGATTGATAAAAAAGGACTTTTTATCAGTGCGCTCAGTTGCCACGGCAATCCGTTACACCCACAAAAAGATATCGCGCAAAAGTTTCACGAGACTTGGAGAAAAACCATCTTGTTAGCCGAAAAATTAGGGGTGGATTGCATTAATGTTTTTTCGGGATGCCCAGGAGATTCCGAACAATCACAGTATCCAAATTGGGTTACATGTGCATGGCCGCCTGATTATCAGGAAATATTACAGTGGCAATGGGAATCAAAATTGATACCGTACTGGAAAGAGGAAGTGGAATTTGCCCGCAAACATAACGTGAAGAAAATCGCTTTTGAAATGCACCCTGGTTTTATGGTGTACAATCCGGAAACTCTTATTAAATTAAGAGAAGCAGTCGGGGAGGAAATTGGAGCGAATTTTGACCCCAGCCATCTATTATGGCAAGGAATCGACCCGATTGAAGCCATTAAGTTCTTGGGGAAAAAGCAGGCGATATTTCATGTGCATGCAAAGGACATCTATTTGGATAAAAGCAATATAAACGTAAATGGTGTTTTGGATACGAAGCCTTATGGGCAGATCATCGATCGCTCATGGACGTTTAGAAGTGTAGGGTATGGAATGAACGAGGAAGTTTGGAAAAATATCATTAGCACGTTGAGAATTGTTGGTTATGATTATGTTTTAAGTGTTGAACATGAAGATTGTTTGGCATCTTCTTTTGAAGGATTTTCCAAGGCGGTTAACCTGCTTAAAAAATCGATGTTTTATGAACCGATGGAGGAAATGTGGTGGGTATAA
- a CDS encoding Gfo/Idh/MocA family protein → MKKIKVGIIGTGFIGPTHIEAIRRLGFVEVIGLAENSKEVAEKKAAELGIPRAYGDYQEMLGDSEVQVVHNCTPNHLHFTINKEIILAGKHVLSEKPLAMSSKESAELLELAKKQGVVHGVNFNYRQFPIVQQLKTMIQNEDLGKVNLVHGSYLQDWLLFDTDYNWRLAPEVGGNSRAVADIGSHWCDTVQFVTGKRIAEVFADLATVIPVRKKPKHNGSTFGTQNVQEEGFEDVPIKTEDYASVLLRFHDGTKGVFTVSQVSAGRKNRLSFEIDCSQKTAYWNQEEPEKLWIGHRDRPNEILLADPALFSSEARSSIHHPGGHNEGWPDALKNMMVNYYTFILEGKDPLRDKTNFATFEDGHVSMCITDAILESNGTGRWVKVNVTNPLEVEA, encoded by the coding sequence ATGAAAAAAATAAAAGTCGGAATTATCGGCACCGGTTTTATAGGGCCTACTCATATTGAAGCAATAAGACGGCTCGGGTTTGTTGAAGTGATCGGTTTAGCGGAGAATAGTAAGGAAGTTGCTGAAAAAAAGGCGGCTGAACTTGGGATTCCCAGAGCATATGGCGATTATCAAGAGATGCTGGGTGATAGCGAAGTGCAAGTTGTACACAATTGTACGCCAAATCACCTTCACTTTACGATTAATAAGGAAATTATCTTGGCGGGAAAGCATGTGTTGTCTGAGAAACCCTTAGCGATGTCGAGTAAAGAATCCGCAGAGTTGTTGGAGTTGGCCAAAAAACAAGGTGTAGTTCATGGCGTCAACTTTAATTATAGACAATTTCCAATCGTGCAGCAACTGAAAACGATGATACAAAATGAGGACTTAGGAAAAGTAAATCTGGTACACGGAAGTTATTTACAGGATTGGTTGTTGTTTGACACGGATTATAATTGGCGCTTGGCTCCCGAAGTGGGTGGGAACTCACGAGCTGTAGCAGATATCGGATCCCATTGGTGTGATACGGTTCAATTCGTAACAGGCAAAAGAATTGCAGAAGTATTTGCCGATTTGGCAACGGTTATACCTGTGAGGAAAAAACCAAAACATAATGGATCCACGTTTGGCACACAAAACGTGCAAGAGGAGGGTTTTGAAGATGTTCCAATAAAGACGGAAGATTATGCTTCAGTTCTTCTGCGTTTTCATGATGGAACGAAAGGCGTATTTACTGTTTCTCAAGTAAGTGCCGGGCGTAAAAATAGGCTTAGTTTTGAAATCGATTGCAGTCAGAAAACAGCTTACTGGAACCAAGAAGAACCAGAAAAATTGTGGATTGGGCATCGAGACAGACCCAATGAAATTCTATTGGCAGATCCTGCGCTGTTTTCTTCTGAAGCCAGATCATCGATCCATCACCCTGGAGGGCATAATGAAGGCTGGCCTGATGCATTAAAGAATATGATGGTAAATTATTACACATTTATTCTGGAAGGCAAAGATCCTCTACGTGATAAAACGAATTTTGCGACATTTGAAGATGGACATGTATCCATGTGTATTACCGATGCAATTTTAGAAAGTAATGGAACAGGGCGATGGGTGAAAGTAAACGTAACGAATCCATTGGAGGTGGAAGCGTGA
- a CDS encoding LacI family DNA-binding transcriptional regulator, translating to MLKMEDVAKIANVSTATVSRVLSNNKNVSKKTKEKVLKVINQLEYKPNRLASNFRKKTSETIAVILPDIANPFFSEIVKGFRDEALENGYHLLLCDTGNSAAQEKEFVELVKERFVDGIILATARMPKDEIYKLSQEIPVVLACEYVESYEIPTVSIDNVSAAREATEYLIDQGHTRIGFITGPLEIILSRDRVKGYRQALLLREIPIHDFLIQEGDFSVKSGYDIMTKFLANEQKPTAIFASNDEMAIGAMKACKSKGLRIPDDISIIGFDDVPISTLVEPELTTVSQPKYEIGSQAMKMLLNIIETNDLKQKQIVLPHKLMIRQTTHP from the coding sequence ATGCTAAAAATGGAGGATGTTGCAAAAATTGCGAATGTATCCACGGCTACGGTTTCAAGGGTTTTATCAAATAATAAAAATGTTTCCAAGAAGACGAAAGAAAAAGTTTTAAAAGTAATCAATCAATTGGAATACAAACCGAATCGGCTTGCTTCAAACTTTCGGAAAAAAACATCTGAAACGATCGCCGTGATATTGCCGGATATAGCGAACCCTTTTTTTTCAGAAATAGTCAAAGGTTTCAGAGATGAAGCGCTAGAAAACGGATACCATCTTCTCTTGTGTGACACTGGCAATAGTGCCGCTCAGGAAAAAGAGTTTGTAGAGCTAGTGAAAGAAAGATTTGTCGATGGGATCATACTCGCAACAGCAAGAATGCCGAAAGATGAAATTTACAAGTTAAGTCAAGAGATACCGGTTGTATTAGCCTGTGAGTATGTAGAGAGCTATGAAATCCCTACTGTATCGATCGACAACGTTTCTGCAGCTCGCGAGGCTACTGAATATTTAATCGATCAGGGACATACGCGCATTGGGTTTATCACAGGTCCATTGGAAATCATTTTAAGCAGGGATCGGGTGAAAGGGTATCGTCAGGCTCTGTTGCTTCGAGAGATTCCGATTCATGATTTTTTAATACAGGAAGGTGATTTTTCAGTAAAGTCCGGGTACGATATCATGACGAAATTTCTCGCGAATGAACAGAAGCCGACTGCTATTTTTGCTTCAAATGACGAGATGGCAATAGGGGCAATGAAAGCATGTAAAAGTAAAGGGTTGCGTATACCCGACGACATTTCAATTATTGGATTTGATGATGTTCCGATCAGTACATTGGTTGAACCTGAATTAACAACAGTGTCCCAACCGAAATATGAAATCGGAAGCCAGGCAATGAAAATGTTGCTAAACATTATTGAAACAAATGATTTGAAACAAAAACAAATCGTTTTGCCACATAAATTGATGATTCGTCAAACAACGCATCCATGA
- a CDS encoding putative quinol monooxygenase: MIAFTATLTAKPGKEKELEEALIDMVSKVQNEEGALAYILHRAKHDAAKFTVYEKYKDQAALDYHDSTPHMKELLAKLDLLLDEEIQLNHYEEIASIRR; the protein is encoded by the coding sequence ATGATCGCTTTTACCGCAACTTTAACAGCAAAGCCGGGGAAAGAAAAGGAGCTGGAAGAAGCCCTGATTGATATGGTTTCAAAGGTGCAAAACGAGGAAGGAGCTTTAGCATATATACTTCATCGAGCGAAACATGATGCAGCAAAATTTACTGTCTATGAAAAGTATAAGGATCAGGCAGCATTGGATTACCATGACTCAACGCCGCATATGAAGGAATTGCTGGCGAAGCTTGATTTGCTTTTGGATGAAGAAATACAGCTGAATCATTATGAAGAAATTGCATCAATCCGCCGTTAA